cattcatcttccgaaccgcttcatccacactagggtcacgggggtgctggagcctatcccagctgtcttcgggcactaggcgggggacaccccgaattggtagccagccaatcgcagggcacacagagacgaacaaccatgcacgcccacactcacacctagggacaatgttgagtgatcaatcagcctgccacgcatgtttttgaaatgtgggaggaaaccggagtacccggagaaaacccacgcaggcccggggagaacatgcaaactccacacagggaggccggagctggaatcgaacccggtacctctgcactgtgaagtcgacgtgctaaccactggactaccgggccgccccccatcgatccatccattttctaatcagctcattgtcacaagggtcgcgggtgtgctgaaccctatcccagctgtcttcgggcagtaagctggtacaccctgaacttgttgccagtgaatcgcaggacacacatagtcgaacaacctttcgcactcataatcacacctagcgacaatttagagtgttccataaacctgccacacatgtatttggaatgtgggaggaaactggagtacccagaggaaagccatgcaggcacaggacgaacatgcaaacgccacacaggaaggccgaagcctgAAGCGAATCCGGCATCcacgcactgtgaggcggacgtgctaaccagttgatctCCGTGCCGCATGCCCATCCCGCAGATCACGCACTGTTCAAAGAGCACGAACAGCAACAACAAGATTAATGTCGCCGGTCGATCCTGTGCGGATCTTTCGTCTGTCGACTTTTTTTTGCTTACATTCCCGAGTAGTTTGTTCCATTATGCCTCAATCACAAATCTGGCCGAAATTTATTTTTGGATATCTGGACATGTCGTCTAAAAGGCTTTGTGAGTTGGGGgcataaaattgaaaaagaaaaaaacatcagtaAGATTATGCTCAAGTGTCACTTGCAGTTACTCCTGCCAAAACCAAGAAATGCTAGTGGCGATTGCCTCATACAAGCTCGCCCAAAATAACGCTGCTGTGGAAAAGCTGTGACCTGCACATTGATTACGCTATAAAATTCAGAATGTTACGACACtatctctctgtgtgtgtgtgtgtgtgtgtatacatgttgAGCAAAACATTTCCAACCCGTGTTAAAAAAACACGTCATATTCCTTTTAACtgtttactttgtttttgtgttgtgtgttggcAACTCGCCGGTCGCCAAATTTCCTACAGTACTGTAATGCCcctcagtagcggagagaaggatgctcgcagtcgctgacactcttaatcatttttaataacaaaataagtaataaacacacgcattcaaggagttgctgttcgccacaactcacgcccatgcgctccacactcagactaactccctgagccaatattccccccaacctggctcctcccctccctaagttgtcacacaaatacaagaaacataTATTACAGTACTTAAAGGGTTCACTAGTTTCTCTCAGTGGGTCGTTTTGATTTGGAGTTTTATAAAGCAGGATTTAGAGTTCGATTCGTGAGCAAATAAACACCTTTCACATTCAACTGAAAAATATAAGTCCCATTAATCGATCAATTCTGATCCCTGCCGCGACACCATCACCCTTAAGTGTAATGGTACATTCCacagaaccaaaacaaaaaaatggcacatgGGATGCAGAAGTGGGCTAACGAAAGCGAAACGAGGCGACTGCGTTTGTATTTGACACAAACGAAACCTGTGGAGCTTGAATAAAACGTCCCACTACCAAGTGAGACATGGCGACACACATACTAAGCCTACTTTCACGAATCAGAGCCCCGCTACTGTTCGTCGAGGGTCCCGTGTGCCCTGTGGCTGCCACCGGTGTCAGGTTCAAACATATTATTTTAACTCCTGGAAGTTTCCAGCTGGGACCCAAGCCAGCGACAAGTCCCGTCCCCATCCATATTAACACCGCGAACTTTACAAACACCACAGCAACCCGCGGGAAGTCCACCCGGGAGACTCGTTTCTCTTGTCCGCCAGAGAAACGTGTTCGGTTGGCCACTGTCATTGGCACCGGCGTGCTGACAGCGGCTCTCCATACTGGGACTATGGCAGCCATGAAAGTTGACCTGAACTCCACTGAGGGCGACTGGAAGGAGATCAAGGGTGAGGTTGATTGGTGCACCTTTCAGGAGTCATCGTCTTACTGGTCTTTCCGACATGAAATGTGAAACGTTTCCAATTGGAAAAACGTGGAAATGAAATAATCAGTGCCAGTGTCAGACGGAATAATTGAGCACCCCAAAAGGTTTGTAATTGTCCATAGATACCACATGATGGTGAGAAAGCACAACCCGAAGCTCCTAAAGTCACTTCAAGACAGTTTCCTTCTCACCAAGGCAAAGCGATACTGTACCAAAAAAACACTCAGTCATAGCACCCTATATCTGCCGACTCTGCAAGAGAAAAACGATGACCGTGTATCTGTTAATTAGGCTTTACATACCTTGTACTGTACTGAATCATTGATTATAATGCAAAAACATGGCACAATTGTCAAGGAAAGTGAATGGGCAATAATGAAGGAAAGTATGTGGATATTTTAGAGTGGCTTTCGGCAATAATTTATCGCTCCATTCACTCACTGTGTTTTTCTGATAACATAAGGTAAACCAAGACCAGTGTAGTATGAAACTGTATATGACTAGAAAAACTTGACATCGGAGTCAGGCTCATTGTACCTTATAAAGACTGGGAAAGCGGTGCTTTACCCAGTGAGTAATGATGGAATTGGTAAGTCTGATTGCGTATATATGGGGGAACATTGCATTGTCAACTTGAATGAGTAAAAGCAAGTAGACACTCAAATCTTAACGAACCAAAAATCACAAAGGCATAATGTGTAAGGGATTCTcattgcatttccatttttttaaattaaaaccatTTTGTCTTCTGAGTTGTCAATGAAActatttttgcaatgtgggaggaatccgtaATCAGGGTAGAACATAATATCTTGAAgaataaaatatgtttaaatTGTTCTAAATCTGTTCAATTGTTTCTCTCAGAATTCCTGCTGTCTCAGCCTGTGGAGGTCAGACGCAAATACTACAGGACTGACTCTGTACGACTGGACGATATCCCAGTTTGGACTCACGCTGGAGGTCTGTCCGCAAAGACAATTCCTTTTATTACAAGTATTGCGCTATCATTAGTGTCATTTACCAGTTACTGTACATACTTGGTCTTGTATGTTTCCATGTCAGATCGTCCTGAAGTGAGTCACTATCCCAGGAATCAAAAGCTTGATGGGAAAATCTCGGTCTACAGCGGCAACATCACAGTACTGGAGGTAGATGCCCTTGTCAACGCAGGTATGTGATACTGTAAATGTTGTCTAAATTTGACATACTGTGGAGAATACGAGAGGAAAGTGTTCTGAACCTTATTGTCtaatttgaatgattaaaaaaaaaagaatgggctCGCTCGTATGTATAAAATGAGGGTTAAAAATAGTAAAAGAAAATGAAGGTCTTGTAGCTGCTCTCAAATGCGCTGGGTGTGTCTGCTTAATATATGAAGGCATGGCTTGCTGAAAATTGGATGCTACTTTGTCTAGCAGCTTATATTTGCTGACTTTGGAGCACCAAACGATGTCCACTTGCGCCCACTGGTGCTTGGAATATATCCCACaaagttgttgttgggttttccGACGAGCCCCGCCGACCAGGGGAGGGTCGTCTCTGCCGGCGGGTTGGTCTGCGGCATCGCCTCCTCTCGTGGGAATTTAAGTCACGATAATGAGCTATTGTATAAATTGTGTCGTCCTGGGAAGATGCatgtttggggttttgtttATAGCTAGTTAAATAATTGCACACTCTATTGGTAGAAATTACTTGGTGGGGGAGGGCTGATTAATGCCAGACGTTCAAGTCGGGGTGCCTTTTTATCAGGAAAGCTGAAATGGTTTCTCAgtgatttcaaatgttttcagcAAGTGACTTGTTgagatgcattgtattgtaattaTGTTCagacaaatctctgaattcacttcacAGGCTCTTTGTTTGATCTGAAAAAGTAATTTATTTACCACAAATAATATATCTTTGATCATCTACCATCTATTTATGCCAGCGAGTCATAATGACTAATAAAACAGTATGATGCTCTTCAACCAAATGGCAGAGGGTGTAATTAACCTGTGTATTGACCTGTTGAAGAACAGAagctttgtgttcaaattaACAGGCCCACTTTTTACACCATTAAATTGAAACacggtcatcatcatcatcatcatctccgtATGTatacttttgtgacattttagttTGGTGGAGTTGGGTGAGATTTTTATCAAATGTCCTGCTCAAGTCAAGTTGAGAAACACTGCATTCAAGCCACCATCAGATGGCAGTGATAACTCGCTCATGAGCCGCTCAGCTTCCCCAAACGTCTGTTCGCACATTTGGGAGAATCGAATCTGTGTCTTGGCACGGGAGTGCGTCAAGGGAGGGGAAAGGCGGGCCAGCATGCCTAAATGATGCTTGATGATGAGACTGTAGCAGAGAATGATAGATCTCCATTTGGCAGCTGACTGTCAGCAGGTGCCAACATCCAAGTGAGTGTGTGGATCATTCACTCTCATTTGCCGCATCACTGCTGCGCGTGTAGGCAAACATTAAAAGTGCACACAAACAGAGGGGATTATGTGCTTGTATACAGCATGTGATGGTAATTTGTGTCCGTGATGACAACTTTTGTGTGTTGAGCTTGTTTTTACAAGAGATTTTATAGCGCTGCAAATGGCAAGAGCACCAGTAAAGTAAAGTGTCATTCAGCTGAAAAGTATTGCGAAAGAAAACATGTCTGTCGAACACAGAACTCAGACAAAAAGGAAGATGGGGGCCTGGAAGAGACTGCGATAAATGTGAGGTGGAGCGAGGCTCGCATTTAAATCGCCGACggcatcaccatggcaacaggcAGGTACAGGGTACCCTCGAAGGGTTTTTGGGCTGAAGCGTCCGAGCATCCTTTCTTCTGTCTGACTGATTTGCTGTCCAGCTGACATTCTCTGCAGTCTTTTGTTGACTAAGACGCCGACCTTTTCACGTGGTGACTAACTGATTGACTCGGAAGCTTTGAGCGAGGTCACTTCCACGCTGGACAGTGAGTGATTATAAAAAAGGGtgagttatttaaaataaataaacatttaaataaaatcaacaccAGCATACTTATTCTCCTGTGGTAGAGATGCCATGCAAGCAAGCAGCTCGCACTATAGCTGTTATTGTGGCTGCATCATTTAGCCTAAAACAGGCAGCAGACATTCACTTGAAACCAACTGTGGCCAATTATACGCCATGCTAGCTGACTGGTAGACCAATATAAGGTGGGGTGAGTGTTTCATGGCCCggggacacacaaaaacactcccTAATATGTACCCTATCTCACACCGGTTGTGACTTTGCATTAAATGAAGGGAGAGAGGACATTTGCCCTAATAAATATTTCATCTTTAATATAGAGAAGTGATTCAAATTAATGTGGATATATAAACCTGCCCAAGAATCCTCATAGTGCTGGGAAGTGTTTTcttgagtgtgtgtctgtgactcTCTACTTGGCTTTACCGTGGCTCTATTGCCGCATTCCCGTTGGTAGAAATCGGCACCAGCAGGTACGAGAAGGTAATATTTTGGGCTCAACAATTAATTGAATTCAAATCGGCATTGCGGTGTAGCAGAATGCAATTATCAAATTGCAAAGGTTGTCGtataggaaaacaaaacaaacaaacaaaaaagtcaagtcaagtcaagtcaagtcaacagtatttatagagcactttcaaacagccatcgctgcatacaaagtgctgtacatggagcgatttaacatacacaataaacagtaagacgcatcggtaataaagacggtagaaagcaccaagcagtaaaatcaagaacaaatcaaagtcatgctgagtcgaacgccaaagaatacaagtgagttttgaggagggctttaaagatgggcagcgaggaggcttgccgaatattcagtgggaggtcattccagagagaaaaaaagtgtcattttggTTGGTTGGGaagcttttttcattttaaatatatacaatatatgtgtattttatttattgatatagTATTTAAGTAAGTTCAGTACTTACGTGCAGTGCACATGTTTACGCATCATTCTTTCATGAAACAGTTGCAATTGAAGTGATACAGTGACAgctttgtttgcattattgttgtcaTGTGACATAtggtaaatgtttttctgaaAAATCTGTTACCCAATATTTGTTCTGGAACTGAGGCTCCACTAATTAATTGTTCCATCGCTGTAGCTATGGAGGGCTTGAAGCTTACTGGTACTTTAACTCATGTAATTGCTCACaagtgaagacaaaaaaaaaagttcagcgattgcttgtacagtattttgaaaaaacaaaacaaaactccactATTTGTAAATGGAATCCATATTGGCTAAAGGCATGCATGTCCAAAGTACGGCCTGGGGGACATTTGTGGCtcaccatccatttttcagcagcccacaacaaacaaaaaaaagttggaggTGGGCAGCGAGAGAAGGGAGGGTatcaaaaaataattacttgCTTTAAATATTCCAGAGCTTTTCTAAATATGCAAAAATACAAATCGACTATTTATTTTCTGCGATAATAATAACAGAATTTGTCTTCAATACACTGTGGTGAATAAAGATAACCCAATTTTAAAAGCGAAAACTGCTTCCTATACCTTTTGCTCCGTGTCAAGGTACGATTTGCGGAGATCTGACATAAATGATCATCAAGCTATTTTTTGGTTCTGAATATGGAGATGGGATTTAACCGCTGTTCAGTGCAGGGGTGGCTCTAGGCTAGTGGGATACAGGACCATTCGACACCGCAAAATCTTGAAAAATCGTTAACTAGTTGCCTCATCACCTTTAAAAGAAAGCTGTTATGAAGCAGCTTATCACATTCATGagaaaatataaacaatatacaATGTCTTGCTTTGAATAATCTTAAAATGGCCACAAatgaaaaaagtttggacaccacaCTGGGTGAGAGGAACTTTTATTGGAATAAACCAATCTTTTTATTGTTCAGTGGGGCAGTTATGTTTGTGCCCTATGAATTCTGACAAGCAACAAGTGTAACAGCTGGCTCAGGAAAATAATCTCAGCAATATTGTGCCTCGGCTGGATTTGAATAATCACATGCTGTCTTTCCATTGACACTCACTGCATTGTTATCGAAGATCGTGAGAgagaaaattgtcattttttccatattttcCTACCCTAGTGACAGGAACCAAAGATTTGGGCATTTCAGACGTCACTGAAGTATACGCGCCTATGAATGCACATTTATGACATTTGTTAGCACGCCCTGATTGATCAGGTAAGTGAGGCGTTGCGGAAAACTGGGCGGGCGCTAAATGTCGTTTGTGTCGCTCTCAATAAAGATTGGATTTACAGTAATTCCCCACTTCGCCTCGTTCTCCTCCTCCtggcccgccccctccctcgctGCTTCTACACTTTAACTGCCTCTGGCTTCTGCCCACGCCTATAAAACACTACAAACCTAAAAACTCACATGCACTTAAGAGCTGTCCTGGCGTGGAGGTGGGCGGAGGAAAGTGGGAGAGGGGGCGGTACAATACGAAGGGGGAGGAGACGCTAGGCCAAAACATTCTCCTCTTTCCACCCCTCAATCACTTGCTCCGTAGAAAGAACGAGAGATGGAGGGGAGGATATATTGTCTCTGATGGGCTTGCTGATTAAGATGGATTGCACAATGAAACGTCAATGAAGTGAGGAGTTCTCAGGGATTGTgtacatgaatgtgtgtgtgtgtgtgtgtgtgtgtgtgtgtttgtagggGTCCGCAACAGCTAAAAaaacccttttttaaaattgattcatGCATATTCCCCCCATGGTAATAAGCTCTATTTTTAAGTGGCAAAAATTTGATTCTTTAATTGCATTCCAGCACTTATTCCTCCCACTTCCCAGTGCAGTATTTAACGTACATTTGTGTTTGACATTAAATGCCATTTATTGTCCTGAGCACCATTTGCATTGGATTAAACTTTAATAACGGAATAAGATTTAAAAACTGTTTGCTCTGCTCTCTGTTTGAATATAAAGCCCCCTTTTGCAGTAGCACCCTCGGTGCGTGTGTGAATAAATGCTCCGGCAAGGTCTGATAAATCTTTCTGGCGAGActattaaaatgggaaaaatgtgTCTCTAAAATTAAGTCCCGTGTCATCAAGTGATAAAGAATATGTCTTTAGAGCTGCTGCAGTGCTTCGTTCTTTTGTATTTGACACATGAGGGCTGAACACAAGTCATGTCTGCCGTCATGCACATGTGTACCGGTATATGCCTTTGCCGTTTGTGGGATATCGTTGTAGATGACgggattgtgtgtttgtgtgcaggtACATTGgtgcctgtgcgtgtgtgagataTGCTTCCTTTAGCTTTTCTCTACAGGTAGCAGATAAAGCTATTGGCCGCTGCTGGAAACCCATTCAACCTGGCAACGGCTGAGAGATACAAGATTAGGCtcggtatttttatttatttttctcctttctggggCCGCAGTTGGGAGCGACGGCGACTGTCGGTGTGTGTGCTTGCACTCAACTCTAACGTCCTTGCTGATAAGAAGTCGAGAAAGTGAgtgtagatggggggggggggggatgaggcgGGTCAAGTATTGCACTAAAGACAGCGTTACAGGCACCTTCGGCAAGCATGTATAAAAGGCTGTCATTTAATACAACGTGGTAGGCCAGAAGGGCATGCCAGGAAATTGACACTGGCCATCAAAGCTTTAAATGGGTGGATGTGCATGTTCATTCAGAAAAATTGAACCtgacaataaaatgtaaaaatgaatggGAAGGATTGGCAACAAATGAAACAAGCAAGGAAAAAtagcgaaaataaaataaaataaataaaaccatggACACAACACcaatatttgcttttatttcaatTCATAAACTCtatataataaatacatttgatagacataaaaaaatcaacaccaaaatgaagcagaacccccccaaaaatcggcATTTGGGAAtggaaaattgcattctaccacactgcaatgtcaatttgaatttgatgaaGTGTGATCAGCCTAATGTTGAATGCTTTTAGAATCCAATGATcctattgattaaaaaaaaataggacccCACCAACCCCAAAATTTTACAACATCAAAATGAGCATGTGAGATGCATGTCAATGACGGAGCGTGTAGTTGGCTGTTGGTAGCTGAGGTTAGCCGGTCTGCGCACTTTGGGCCTTCTCTGCACACTTTGGGCCTTCTCTGCTTCTGACTCGCTACCATTGCTCTGACTGATTTCTTCATGAAGTGGCACGTACATTTACAATAACGCTCGTCTGTTTGGAAAAATGTTCCTTGCGAAGCTTCAAGGCAGAGACtttgctttgacttttttttttgtcattgatttaTTGAATTAGTTGTTTCAACCTGCACAAAGAAGGAGTTTCACCACATTTTATCATAAATATATGACAATCTGGATTAGTGAGCACTCTAGTAATTCACAATATCAAGATGTTGATGGAAGAGATTACTCTTGGACTGACCTCGGGCTGATCACCCAAGGAAAATGTGCAGCTCTTTTATCTCAATACATTTGCAAATCCGTACAGTAATACATATTAAAGAGTTTCAACAGAAGGCACAGAGGGGCATTAAAAAAGCAGATCGTCCTGTCTGCCGGCGCCTGACAGATGGTCGATGACGGAGTTGTTCGTCATTCATGTTTGTGTCGTCCAATGTTGGCGGCTCGCTGTCTCTCTGCTGCTCCGTCAGAATCTTTCAGTTTCACCCCACAGTCACGCCAGAACATCTGAATATGCCATATTGAAAAGGGTTCCCCTGCTTTCAAGACCGTTAAGTGAGACATTTTCCATTCTGATATTTTAATTTGGTTACACCGCAATGATTATCAGTAAGCAGATATTAATTCATAGGGAAGAAAGTGTGACAGAACATCCAAAATTACAGTAAGTTTTATCATATAACTTTTACCCTCCATTTAATTAAATTTACATAAATTAAATCCACGAAaagattgtaaaataaaataaacaatagaATTGTCCTTTGCTTTATTTAATTGATGACATGTGTTGTGAAATGTGTTTACTGTAGTTGAATTGCAGGCAGTCTTCCAAAATAgcgaagtatttttttttttagccgcaCTACTgttaatgacatttaaaataagGGTGATGTATTTGTGAAACCCAACTTTCAACCCAGAAAGAGCTTCAAAGGCAAAGTGGAAGCTCAGAAAAATGTGTCCCAAAATGACGCATGAAGCTGAATGCCTCAAAGCACTTTAATGGCCGTCTTCATTAACAACCGAATAATCCACtttgaaatgtacaaaaaatcGTCTgagaatttgaagagaaaattaCTGTCATTGTGCCAATGTTTCCAGCTTTATGTTAGTCTATTCCCCAAAATTTGGATGcttattccatccattttcgcaCTTCAACTACTTCTTCAATTCTCGACCAACCTAATCTCGCCAGTCACAAAATTACGATCTTTCACATTCGAATTGTTCAGCTCATGCCAaaatcatacctgtcaacttgtacgttttccccgtatttcatgtgtttttttaaatcacttcaATTCATGTAtggcgtattacaacttttatacgggggaaaaaaaacaattgtgaactgatctcacaaagaccattttggctcaaatccagatcgtccCATCGCTGGTAGCCAAttactattgtcacggcaaaccagcaaaagtaatccttaATCgtagatatttttttcatcgcAGTGTATGGTCGGATTgttaaagcatgatgtgcgcatgttgctttgtaaggggaatcgtaatcatttataagggcagctattgGCCGAGGTTGAAAGGTATGCAAAATCAAAATCACCAAATTATGAATGACTTCATGTTTACCTCATGTCACCGTATTTATTAACTTAttccaaacaataaaaaatttatTCAATTATCTCATTATCATCTCAGAATGAACGATAGATTGCTCctatattggattggattgtctTGGTGTTCCTAATGTTTAGGCTGGTTGAGTATACGTGTTTcacatgtattgtatttgttaTTGCCAATATGCTTGACTGACTGTCATTGGATAAAGTGTCACACTTTGAGTAATTGTTGAAAGTCAAGGTACGCTAATTAAAAAgacttttgctccatgtaccggtacttgtgcTTCTCCTCTACGTGAGGTCAGTAAGAGGCTTAATCAAAGTGTTGTTTTTCCCTCATTTCATCAGAAGTGCTCTCTATTTCAGGCAGGTACGCCTACGCCGAGGCGCAAGAGTGAGCGATGGATATTGTAATCAAAGCTGTTGTAAAGTGAGAGGgggctgaaataaatacatgtttaaaaataaaatgcttgctttgaaaaaaatacaagaaaaatcataataataatacagcacAAAACAGCATCAATGAATTATTCTCTTAGTTTTTCTCAAGTACCAGTGATCCCAGCCATTTTGGATTCTATTGATTGAGATTATTAATCCCATTAAAGCCTGCTAGATCAAATGTTTTGTATGATAAAGGCAGAAATATGTTGTAGATTTAatcaacagcagcaaaaatctCACAGTGGACatcaggaggatgctagctaagctaaaagctatgatggacattCTCTCCCATCCCCTCCAGGCCc
This window of the Hippocampus zosterae strain Florida chromosome 1, ASM2543408v3, whole genome shotgun sequence genome carries:
- the macrod1 gene encoding ADP-ribose glycohydrolase MACROD1 codes for the protein MATHILSLLSRIRAPLLFVEGPVCPVAATGVRFKHIILTPGSFQLGPKPATSPVPIHINTANFTNTTATRGKSTRETRFSCPPEKRVRLATVIGTGVLTAALHTGTMAAMKVDLNSTEGDWKEIKEFLLSQPVEVRRKYYRTDSVRLDDIPVWTHAGDRPEVSHYPRNQKLDGKISVYSGNITVLEVDALVNAANQTLLGGGGVDGAIHRAAGPILKKECASLHGCQTGQAKVTCGYGLPAKYVIHTVGPIAQGGVGEVDKSALRACYNNSLRKAAENNARSVAFPCISTGIYGYPPEQTVHEALATVREYLEEHYDKLDRVIFCVFLPKDQELYLQNLPLYFPVGMFTHTPTLILLHCISSQIVSERFFFYKMTHLSVFK